Proteins from a genomic interval of Oreochromis aureus strain Israel breed Guangdong linkage group 6, ZZ_aureus, whole genome shotgun sequence:
- the pdcd4b gene encoding programmed cell death protein 4b, translated as MAADCEAWLNANPVEEVGDLSDSIVSGEEDNGGFIISNKNINNEINGNWVASSSNSIHEARLKAKAKRRLRKNSSRDSGRGDSLSDNGDVVRGTSVAPTSPKSKLLDRKSRLGKGRGLPKKGGAGGKGVWGRSGEVYEPEAVDERDPNYDEDQENCVYETVVPPLDERDFEKTVTPIVQEYFEHGDTNEVAELLAELNLGPMRSVVPSLAVALALEAKASHRELTSRLLADLCGPVLSHSDMEKSFDKLLRELPDLVLDTPGAAQLVGQFIARAVSDQILSKTYIEGYKGKVDCEYARAALDRGAVLLKMSMGGLRIDSQWGTGGGQQPVIQLIKEMNLLLKEYILSGDSKEAERCLRDLEVPHFHHEFVYEAIVMVLESNGEKTFKMVLQLLKSLSVSSIITVDQMRRGYQRVYMDIAEINIDVPRAYFILEQFVDKSFGMGIIDVKLRDLCPCRGRKRYVSEGDGGVVKLESY; from the exons ATGGCAGCTGACTGCGAGGCCTGGCTGAACGCAAACCCCGTGG AGGAGGTTGGAGACCTGAGTGACTCTATTGTATCTGGGGAGGAAGACAATGGCGGTTTCATTATctctaataaaaatattaacaacGAGATCAATGGCAACTGGGTGGCCTCCTCTAGCAACAGCATCCATGAGGCACGTCTGAAGGCCAAGGCCAAGCGGAGGCTGAGGAAGAACTCCTCCAGGGACTCTGGCAGGGGGGACTCGCTCAGCGATAATGGAGATGTGGTTAGGGGAACTTCAGTGGCACCCACAAGTCCCAAGAGCAAGCTGCTGGACAGAAAGTCCCGGCTCGGGAAGGGCAGAGGCCTCCCAAAGAAAG GTGGGGCTGGAGGAAAAGGTGTATGGGGCAGATCTGGTGAAGTTTATGAACCAGAGGCAGTAGATGAAAGAGACCCCAACTATGATGAAGATCAG GAAAACTGTGTGTATGAGACGGTGGTCCCCCCGTTGGATGAAAGGGACTTCGAGAAGACGGTTACCCCCATAGTGCAAGAGTATTTTGAACATGGAGACACAAATGAAGTAGCG GAGCTGCTTGCAGAGCTGAACCTGGGGCCTATGCGGAGCGTGGTGCCCTCACTGGCTGTGGCACTGGCCCTGGAGGCCAAAGCCAGCCACCGAGAGCTCACCTCCAGGCTGCTGGCTGACCTTTGTGGGCCTGTTTTGTCCCATAGCGACATGGAAAAGTCATTTGACAAACTCCTCAGAGAGTTGCCCGATTTGGTCCTAGACACACCTGGGGCTGCTCAG TTGGTGGGTCAATTCATTGCACGAGCTGTAAGTGACCAAATATTGTCCAAGACCTACATCGAAGGCTACAAAGGAAAAGTTGACTGTGAATATGCAAG GGCGGCTCTAGACCGAGGAGCCGTGCTGCTGAAGATGAGTATGGGTGGGCTTCGCATAGATAGCCAGTGGGGGACAGGTGGAGGCCAGCAACCAGTCATACAGCTCATCAAAGAG ATGAACCTTCTTCTGAAGGAGTACATCCTATCTGGTGACAGCAAGGAGGCTGAGCGATGCCTCAGGGATCTTGAGGTTCCCCATTTCCATCACGAGTTTGTCTATGAG GCGATAGTGATGGTGTTGGAGTCTAATGGAGAGAAAACTTTCAAAATGGTTCTGCAGCTACTCAAGTCACTCTCTGTGTCCTCCATCATTACTGTGGACCAAATGAGAAGG gGCTACCAAAGAGTTTACATGGACATCGCTGAAATTAACATCGATGTCCCTCGTGCATACTTTATCCTGGAGCAGTTTGTTGACAAGAGCTTCGGCATGGGAATCATTGATGTAAAGTTGAGGGATCTCTGTCCCTGTCG GGGCCGTAAGAGATATGTCAGCGAGGGAGACGGTGGTGTTGTCAAACTTGAAAGCTACTGA
- the bbip1 gene encoding BBSome-interacting protein 1 produces the protein MPEVKSIFREVLPKQGQLSMEDVPTMVLCKPKLLPLKSVTLEKLEKMQMEAQEAVKQQELAMKEQLQ, from the exons ATGCCAGAGGTCAAATCAATATTCAGAGAAGTTCTTCCTAAACAAG GACAGCTCTCCATGGAAGATGTCCCTACTATGGTTTTGTGTAAGCCAAAGCTGCTCCCACTCAAATCAGTCACCCTTGAGAAACTGGAGAAAATGCAAATGGAGGCTCaagaggcagttaaacaacaggAACTGGCAATGAAGGAGCAACTACAGTAG